In the Actinomycetota bacterium genome, CGATTTTCCTTTTTATCATAGTGCCAACCTTTCAGCGCCTTTGATGATCATATTATCAGAATGTCATTACTGATATTTATAATTGTTTACATAGAGTGCACATACACTGAGAAAACATGATATATTATATGCCAGAGGATGAATTTAAGCCTTGGATGTTTGACAATTATAAATTGATTATAGTATATTTTAAACTTAAAAATATTAAGTAAAATTAGAAAAAACAAAAAAGGATAGAGAAAAATGGGTATACAAAAAAGAAAACAGGATAAGAAAAGAGAGAGATTTATTAAAAATAAAAAAGAAAAGAAGGGTTTTGAATTTAAGGCAATATATATAATTCCAATATTAATTATTGGTGTTATTGTTTTTATTACGCTTCTTAGAGGGAAAGTTGTAAAGTCACCACCACCTCCTCCTCCACCTCCTAGTAACGGAAATCCTGCTACTGATAGTGGAGATACAGTCAAAACAGAAGATCCAAATAGCTTATACTTCCCAATATCAAAAATAAATGACGGCAAAGCACATTTCTATGAACACCAATCGTCAACAGGAAAAACAATAAAGTTCTTTATACTAAAATCAAGCGACGGAATATTTAGAGCAGCATTTGATGCTTGTGATGTTTGTTTTAGAGAAGGGAAGGGCTACAGACAGGAAGGTGATTATATGATATGTAACAACTGCGGTCGAAAATTTTTATCAACAAAAATAAATGAGATAAAAGGTGGTTGTAATCCTGCACCCCTTGATAGACACATGGAAGATGCAAACAATAATGAAGTAGCACTAGAATCATGGACAGAGGACGGTTATTTGGTGATAAAAAAATCAGACATTGAAGCACAAGGAGCAAAATACTTTTAGTTCCAAAATGGCAAAGATGAATGAAGGAAATATATTCCTACCTTAAGGCACAAAGTATTGGTTTAAAATATTATTAACAGAAAAAAGAAAAATGTCATTAATAAAATTTGAGAAAGTATGCAAGATATATAAAGAAGGCGATGATATAGTTCGAGCTTTAAATAATGTAAGTTTTGAAATAGAAGAAGGCGGATTCGTATCAATAATGGGTCCATCTGGTTCTGGAAAAAGCACACTTTTGAGTGTTCTTGGGGTATTGAATACCCCAACAGACGGGAATGTATTTGTTGATGACATAGCAGTCTATAATTTAAAGTTAGAAAAACAGGCAGATTTTCGTTCTGAATATATTGGTTTTATCTTTCAAGCATTCCAGTTGATTCCATACTTGACTGCAGTAGAAAATGTAATGCTACCACTTACCATAACAAAAATATCAAGTAAAAAGCAAGGAGAAAGAGCGAAAGAAGTACTTGAAAAAGTTGGTTTAGGAGATAAAATAAATCGGCTTCCAAATCAACTATCTGTTGGAGAAACACAGAGAGTTGCAGTTGCAAGAGCAATAGTAAATGAACCCCCAATTTTGCTTGCAGATGAACCCACTGGTAATCTTGATTCAAAAAATGCTGATGGTGTGATGGAATTACTTAAAAAATTAAATCAGGAAGGAGAAACAATTATTATGGTCACACATGACAAAAATATTGCAGAGCATGCAAATTACACAATACAATTAAAAGACGGACAAATTGTAAATAGAATATAAAAAGGAATATAAAAATTTATTACTTTATTATTATTTTTTTATTAAAAAATTAAAATAAAAATCAAAATAAGATAAGTAAATAAATGAAACTAAAAGACATATCACTGGATTATTTAAAGAGAAGGAAATCAAAAATGGCATTCCTTATTATTGGAATGGTAATTGGTATTGCAACAATTGTTACAATTTTTACAATAACTGAGGCAATGCAGGAAGGTATCCAGAAAAACATGGATGAATTCGGAGCAAACATACTGGTCATTCCAAAGACAAATATTTTATCAATGTCTTACGGTGGAATCTCAGTTCCTGGGGCACAGTATGATATTCAAGAAATAAAAGAAGAAGAATTAGATAATATTTGGACAATAAAAAATAAAGAAAATTTAGCAATTGTTTCACCTAAATTATTGGGCGCAGTGGATTTGGGAGAAGAAAAGGTATTAGTTGTGGGCGCAAATCTTACAACTGAAATAGAACTTAAAAAATGGTGGGAATTTACAAATGATAGCGATATAGAACTCATAAGGATTGAAGAACCAAGTCCGGTTAATCCAACAAGAACAACAACAGTAACTAAGGTTACAGAAAGATTAAAAGAGAATGATGTCATAATTGGATCAAGAGTAGCAAAGATATTAAATAAAAAGCCAGGCGATAAGATAAATGCAAATAATCAGGAATTTAATATTAAAGGTGTGTTAGAGAGAACTGGATCACAGGGGGATGATTCAGCTATATTTATGGAGCTTAAGATAGCACAGAAATTACTTGGTAAGGAAGGAAAAATAACCCTTGTTGAGGTAGCTGCAATCTGCTTGGGATGTCCTGTTGAAGAAATGGCTCGTCAGATAAATGAAGCAATACCCGAAGGAGAAGCAACTCCGATAAAGCAGGTTGTGAAAGAAAGAATGCAGACTATACAGCAACTAAGTAATTTTGGGTTTGCTGCAGGTATAATTGTTCTTATTATTGGTTCATTAATTGTTTTTACAACAATGATGTCATCGGTTAATGAAAGAACTCGCGAAATTGGAATTTTTAGAGCAATTGGTTTTAGAAGGATGCACATTACAAAGATAATTCTGATGGAATCATTAATATTAAGTTTTATATCAGGTGTTGTGGGATATACTCTTGGGATGGGTGCAGCATTACTTGCAGGCTCAATGATGGTAGGAATGGAGGTCTTAATACTATTTGATTTATATTTAGCAGCAGGGGCATTAGGACTTGCAATTTTTGTTGGAACTGCTGCTACAATTTATCCTGCATTAAAAGCATCAAACATTGATCCTGCAGAGGCGTTAAGGCAGATTTAAATTTAATTTTACTTAAAGGGTTATTACTTATTTTCTCAACCTTCTTTAGACAGCCTCGCCGACATAAAATATCTCCCTTTTAATCAAGAATTAATTTTTCCCGTTTAAACCGTTTCATAGCAGCCAATAATAATATAATGTCAAGAATAATTAGAATTACTATAACAATGAGTATAATTGTATTCAAATTGGCATTCTTTATTACTTGAGCTAACCAATCCCTCCATTCTTTTGTTAGTACTCTAATTATCAACATAAGACCAAAGCTAAATAGACATATTGGTATCATAATTATCATACTTAAAGTCTGCTGTGCTTACCTAACAGTTGGTGCTCTTAATGATATAAAAAGCCCTAAAATAGTTGCAAACCCTGCAAATAGAAGACTCAAAACAACAGCACCTAAAAAAATATTTGCAGGATAAACCAGAAGTTCTCCATTCCAATGACTCAAATTAATTGACACCAACCCTAATAAAAGACATATCATAGTTAGTCCCCAACTATATCCTATAATTGCACCCATCTTACCAAAAAGAATTGCCTTATCTGATAGTCTACTGGCTAATAGTGTTTCTAATGTATGCCGCTCACGCTCACCAGCGGCAGGAGTCAGCGACTACAGCCAAGACCAGTACAAAGGGTATAAATGCATATTCAATCAGGCTAAAAGGTAATTCTACCCATTTGCGTCCCATTTGTAAGGGCATTAGTACCCCAAGTACACCGAGTAAAATTAAAAAACTTAGAATGCCACTACCCAATTTAAAACGTCCTGTTCCTCTTTGAAATCCGCTCTGTTGGAGAAGAACTTCTTTCCATTCTTTCCATATTATTGTCTTTATATCTCTAATCATTTCTCTTCCTCCTTTATAAGTGTCAGAAAGACTTCTTCAAGACTGGCTTTACCCTTGTGTACTTCTTCTATCTCTACTTTTTCATTTACCATAAGGCTTACAATTGGCGATGTATCCACATCTTTTACTAATTCAATAAGAAGATGATTATTTCTTAAACTAATATCTGAAACTTCCTCTCGTTCTCTTAGCAAATTTAATATTTTTTCATTAAACCCCCGTCCAATAATCTCAATCTGTGGTTTACCAATCTTTGTCCTTAATTCATCAGGGCTTCCTACTGTTAATAGTTTCCCCTTATTAATTACAGCTACTTAATCATATAACTTTTCTGCTTCTGTTAGATTATGAGTTGTAAGAAAGATTGTTACATCCTCACTATCAGCCAGGTTAGCTAAGTCCTCACGCAGAGCTGCAGCTGCTATTGGGTCAAGACCAGCTGTTGGCTCGTCCATAAATACTAAAGAAGGATGGTGAAGTAATGCTCGAGCCACAGCTAATTTCTTTTTCATCCCATGACTCCACGTCCCAGCTTTTTCATTCCGTCTTTCCCATAAACCTAGGTTAATTAATAGTTCTTTGATCCGATTATTTCTCTTATCATGTGACAAATGCCAGATACGACCGTAGAATTCTAAATTTTCTTGAGCAGTCAACCTTTCATAAATGCTTGTGTGTTCAAGTAATGCTCCTGTTAAGTTTCGAATCTCATCTGCCTGTGTTTGAGTGTCAAAACCTAATACATTTACCTTTCCATAGGTTGGTTTCAAT is a window encoding:
- a CDS encoding ABC transporter permease; the protein is MTPAAGERERHTLETLLASRLSDKAILFGKMGAIIGYSWGLTMICLLLGLVSINLSHWNGELLVYPANIFLGAVVLSLLFAGFATILGLFISLRAPTVR
- a CDS encoding ABC transporter permease, which produces MKLKDISLDYLKRRKSKMAFLIIGMVIGIATIVTIFTITEAMQEGIQKNMDEFGANILVIPKTNILSMSYGGISVPGAQYDIQEIKEEELDNIWTIKNKENLAIVSPKLLGAVDLGEEKVLVVGANLTTEIELKKWWEFTNDSDIELIRIEEPSPVNPTRTTTVTKVTERLKENDVIIGSRVAKILNKKPGDKINANNQEFNIKGVLERTGSQGDDSAIFMELKIAQKLLGKEGKITLVEVAAICLGCPVEEMARQINEAIPEGEATPIKQVVKERMQTIQQLSNFGFAAGIIVLIIGSLIVFTTMMSSVNERTREIGIFRAIGFRRMHITKIILMESLILSFISGVVGYTLGMGAALLAGSMMVGMEVLILFDLYLAAGALGLAIFVGTAATIYPALKASNIDPAEALRQI
- a CDS encoding DUF2318 domain-containing protein; this encodes MGIQKRKQDKKRERFIKNKKEKKGFEFKAIYIIPILIIGVIVFITLLRGKVVKSPPPPPPPPSNGNPATDSGDTVKTEDPNSLYFPISKINDGKAHFYEHQSSTGKTIKFFILKSSDGIFRAAFDACDVCFREGKGYRQEGDYMICNNCGRKFLSTKINEIKGGCNPAPLDRHMEDANNNEVALESWTEDGYLVIKKSDIEAQGAKYF
- a CDS encoding ABC transporter ATP-binding protein, which gives rise to MSLIKFEKVCKIYKEGDDIVRALNNVSFEIEEGGFVSIMGPSGSGKSTLLSVLGVLNTPTDGNVFVDDIAVYNLKLEKQADFRSEYIGFIFQAFQLIPYLTAVENVMLPLTITKISSKKQGERAKEVLEKVGLGDKINRLPNQLSVGETQRVAVARAIVNEPPILLADEPTGNLDSKNADGVMELLKKLNQEGETIIMVTHDKNIAEHANYTIQLKDGQIVNRI